In Paenibacillus durus, the DNA window TCAGGAACCAAACTGAACAGGGGTATTGTTTCAAATTTATCTAGGCCAGTAATCATGCATGCGAAAATTTCATCTTCAATCAAAATCAGTTTGTGGCGTCTGATGACCTCGGCCAGTTCTCTTTTTCTGGACAATGAAATTTTAATGGTGGTCGGATTTGCGCAGCTTGGCATTAAATAAATGCCGTTAATTTTCTTCTGTTTACACTGTAGTTCCAATAAATCAGCCCGCATACCATTGTGATCACCGGGAATAGGAACTAATTGAATGTGTAATAGTTTAGCCAGTTCAACAAAATTGGAGTAGGTATATTCATCTGTGGCAATTTTATCTCCTGGTTCGAATAAGGAAATAAGTGCAACCGTTAAAGTGTTTTGGGCACCTGAGAAAATGGCAATGTGGCTGCTGTCAACATGGACACCCATTTGTTCCAGCCAGCGGATTGCCGCAGCCAGTTGGTGGGGATGGCCAGTTGGATAGGAGTATCCATAAAGACTGTTTAGGTAACCTTTTTCTACGACTGATTTTGTTGCCTGCGCCACCAGTTCATTGTATTGTTCAAAACCGCTTACCATGCCCATTTCAATACAACTAGGAGAAAGGTCAGCACCGGTAATGGTTATGGATTCATTTACGTGAGGGGAAACAAATGTACCCCTGCCGGTTGTACCGTATATCAACCCCTTTTTTTTACAGAGATTATATGCACGGGTAATGGTCGTAAAGTTTAAGTCAAGATAATCCGCAAGTTCACGTTGTGGCGGTAGTTTGGTTCCAGGAGCCAGACTGCCATTTTTTATATCATGTTCCAACTGATCTGCTAAAGACGTAAAATAAGGTTGTTTCATAAGGGATTTATTAGGTTTCCAAGACATCGGGAAATTGTCGAATGAATTAATTGGCATAGCGTTACCTCCAACAACATTGTCGTACATACAATTGAATGATTGTATGCATAATAACATGACTATATAATGAATACAAATTTAAAATTGTATGGAGGAGGATAAACTAATGAAACAGTATGTAGTTGATGCGTTCACAGATAAAGTTTTTGGAGGCAATCCGGCAGCGGTATGCGTTATGGATGAATGGCTTCCGGAAGAACTGATGCTGAAAATCACTGCTGAAAATAATCTTTCCGAAACAGCTTTTGCAGTGAAAGAAGGAGGTGAATACCGGCTTAGATGGTTTACACCGGGCGGGGAAATTGACCTTTGCGGCCATGCAACATTGGCAACAGCGTATGTTATTGCTAACTATTATGAAAAAAATGTGGAGAGAATCACGTTTCAGACAATGAGCGGGGAGCTTGTTGTGGTGAAAAAAGATGATTTATTTGAAATGGACCTTCCGTCATATGATTTGAAAAAGGTAGACGTCACCGATGAAATGGCAGAGGCCATAGGTGTAATACCGCTAGAGGCATATATGGGAAGAGACCTGGTATGTATTCTGGAAACAGAAGAACAAGTCTGTAACGTAAATCCTGACCAAGATAAGGTAAAAAAACTGGATGGACTTTTATTGCATGTTACAGCTGAAGGAAAAGATTATAACTGTGTATCCAGATCATTTGCACCTAAATGCAGTGTACCTGAAGATCCTGTATGCGGTAGTGGACACTGTCATATCATTCCGTTCTGGGCAGACCGGTTAAATCAAAAATCAATAGTTGCTTATCAGGCATCAGCTCGTGGAGGAGTCCTATATTGTGATTATGAAGGACCACGTACGAAATTAAGCGGTAAGGCTGCTTTATATTCCATAGCAGAACTATATATTTAAATTTTAATAATGACAAAGGATTTAAACAATGAAAAAAGGAACTTTCTTATTAGTTGTAGCTACTTTTTTTTGGGCTAGGTCCACATCATTCATCCCGCCCTAGTAATGTTCTTACTTGGCAGTATTGACTATTTCTCTACTAAGCAGACATCAGGCATCCACTATAGCGACGAAGCAGTTTTATGAATACGGATTGGTTTGACATTAAAAAAGACAAAATTATTTTAGTAGGGCCAAATGAACCAGGATGAAAAATAACGGTATTACAAGCTCTTCAAAAGCTGCTCCCTCTGAAGAAGTAAAGCCTTTCGATTCACTTAGGGATTATCCAAGATCTAAATATAATGATATTACAACATATCTCCAGAAGTGTTTGGTTCTTTTCAAGTACAAATATTTAACCTGATTTCAGTATGCAAAATCTTTCCCGAATTGCTTTTCGCATAATTCCTTGTAAATGCCGTTTTTTTTCAAAAGTTCATCATGTGTCCCTTCCCCAATAATCGACCCTTCCTTTATAACAAGGATATTAGAAGCATTTTTAATGGTTGAGAGGCGATGTGCTATAACTATACTTGTTTTTTCTTTAAGTAGATAATTCATCGCTTTTTGAATATAGTATTCCGACAGTGTATCTAGAGAAGAAGTGGCCTCATCCATAATTATGATCGGTGGATTTTTCAAGAGGACTCTAGCTATAGAGATTCTTTGTTTTTCTCCCCCTGACAACTTAATTCCACGATTTCCCACCAAAGTCTCATAGCCTTCTGGCAAACTCATAATAAACTGATGAATATAAGCAGCTTCACAAGCTGTAATTATTTCCTGATCAGTAGCTTCACTTTTTGCGTATAATAGGTTTTCTTTAATCGTTCCGTTAAACAAATATGTTTCTTGAGTAACGAGTCCAATCTTTGAACGAAGTGATGGAAGATTTAATGAACAGATATCTTCATCTCCTATGTTAATACTGCCTGAATTGATTTCATATAAGCGAGGAATTAGATTAACAATTGTTGTCTTTCCTGACCCACTTGGACCAACTAATGCAGTCACTTTACCTGAATAAGCAGTAAATGAGATGTTTTTTAAAACAGGTTTATTCATTTGATATGCAAAGTTAACGTTATTAAATACGATGTCGTGAGTAGCAACATTCCAGGGAGATAATGAGATAGAAGCCGTAGTTTGAGGTTTCATGTCAAAATACTCAAAGATACGTTCAAATAAGGCCTCAGAACGAACAATGTCCACATATAAATTCGATAATTGCCCAACAGGGGCATAAAGCCTTGCCAGTAATGTTACAAAGGCAACAATAGCTCCAATAGATATTTCACCTTGAATAAATAAAAAGCCACCATATAAATAGATAAGCAAAGGACCGAAACTAGTGAAAACAGTCATAATCATTACAAACCAACGACCCGCTGTAAATTCCTTGATCTGTAACCTTGAGGTATTAAAGGATACTGTTTGGAGTGCCTCTGATTCTTTTATTTCTTGATTAAATATTTTCATCAGTTTAAATCCACTAATGCTAAGTGTCTCGTTAATAATTTGATTTTCCAAGGATAATTGTTGTTGCGTCTGTTTTGCTAATTTCAATCGAATATTCCCCACTTTTTTAGTGGGAAATACAAATAAAGGTAAGGCAAACATTCCAAGTAATGCAAGCTTCCAGTCCATAAGCATTAAAGTTATAAATGTACTCATTAATATAAGAGTATTACTAACAAAATTAACGATTGTACCATTAAATACACCTTGAATTCCCGATAAATCACTACTCATACGGGTGATTATCTCACCTTGATTAACTGTAGTAAAAAAATGATAGGGCATTTCTTGTAAATGGCGATACATTTTGTTTTTTAAATTATAAATTATATTTTGAGAAATAGAGGTGCTTAAATAACTTTGCCATACACTTAATAAGCTTGAAATTACGGTTGAAATTAATGAACACGAAACAAGTAGAACAAGTAGATTAAAGTCTTTCCCAGGGAGAGCCCGATCGATAATCTGTTGCACTATTATTGATGGTAGTACACCTAGCAAGGAGGTAATACATAAAATAATTATTGTAAACAGTGTTTGTCTCCAATAAGGTTTTATACATTCAAATATCCGCTTGAATATCGCTTTTTTAGTTCCAGTTCTACTCTCTTTATTTGTCCTTATATTCATACTGATGACTCATCCCTAAATCTTATTCAATTAAATATTTTTTGAAATTTGATCAACATTTCCAAAAAATATAGATAATATACTATGTTATTTTATAGTAAAAAATATAAAAATAAAGGAAAAATGATATTGACAAGATTCGAAGTAAAATATTACTATTGTGCATGCTTACATATACTGGATTACTGGATTCGGGGTGCATTGACTTGAAACTAAATCTTTTTACTACAAATGCATGTAATTTGAATTGTACTTATTGTTATGAAAAGAATAAAAACAGTCTCCAAATGTCAGAAGAAACTGGTATTAAGGCTATTGATCACTTTTGGAATAAAGATAAAGATGGTATTTTCAATATTAATTTTCATGGCGGAGAACCACTGCTGAAATTCGATTTGATAAAGAAAATAGTTGGCCATGTCAATGATAAATGTCAAAATGATCCCCCTAAATTTACCGTCGACTTTTCCCTGACAACGAATGGAACTTTAATATCTAAAGAGATAGGAGAGTTTTTTAAGCAGAATAACTTCAATGTTCGGCTAAGTTTGGATGGAAAACTCGAAGCGCATGACTTACATCGAAGAACCTATGGTAATAAAGGTACTTTTAACAAGGTGCTCTCTGGTGCTTTTTTGCTTAAAGAGGCCAAGGTTGATTTTACAACGAGAATGACTGTAACACCTGAGAATGTATATTATCTTGTTGAAAGTGTAGAATGGCTTCTTAATAATGACTTTTTGAAAATAAATATTGTGACAGACACTTTTTCTAATTGGAATGAAAAATTTGAATTTCTTAGACAAGCATTCTGGAAAATCAAGGAGCTATATATAGACGCCAGGAATAACAAGCAAGTCCGGATTAATTTATTTGACGGCAAATTCTCTTCTTACATACTTGATTCTCCCCCACTGTTTTGTAATGCGGGCTTTGGTAGTTTTTCAATCAGCACATCAGGATTGATTTATCCATGTGTTTATGTGGTTGATCTAGAGGAGTTTTGTATTGGTGATGTTAACACTGGAATTTCTTCACTGAGGAGAAAAGAATGCATCGAGAGTTGTCTTAAAAGAGAAGATAGCTGCGGTGATTGCAATATTCAAGGCTTTTGCCAAGCACGCAAATGTGGTTTCCTAAATTACCTAAGTAACGGGTATCTAGATCAACCCAATCCATTCCTTTGTAAACGGGAGCAACTTTTATATAGTCTGACAACTGAGGTTTTTGATAGGCTCTACCATCGAAACGATTCACAAATAAATTGGATGATAAAACGATTGAAATCATTTCCTCATTTGACAGTTAACAAAGATATTAAACAATATTTATCTTGAGAGGATTAGACATGGACCAAACAGTAAGGTATAAAGTCGCCTTGGTTGTCCCATTATTTTATGAAACGCAAGAATTTGATGATATGATCGTTGAGTATTTAGGATTTGGATACATTGCATCTTATTTGCGTAAACATGGAATAATGGTGGAAATAATTGATCCATTTGTAGAGAGTCTAAGACTTGAGGATGTAGTAATAAAACTGATAGATGGATGCTATGATTTGCTCGGATTCACGCTCATGACATCGGATCATTTTAATGGAATGAAAAACATTTTAAATCAACTTCCGGTGAACATGCTGGATCATATACATATTCTGGTTGGAGGATACTATGCTACTTTTCAAAGGGGAAAATTATTTAAAGAAGAAGCCCGGATTAACTCTTTAGTAGTCGGGGAAGGCGAGATTACCATAAGTGAATTAGTAAGTAAATTGGAAAGAAAACAGGAACTCAAAGATATAAAAGGCTTGATATATAAGGAATCAGGAAAAATTATTACTAACGAAAAGCGTCCATTTATGTCTGCTGAGGAATTAGATCGGCTTCCTTTTCCAGCGAGAGATCACATTGATATTATCATTAAGAAAAAAGGGAGAATTCAAGTCAATTCTAGTAGAGGATGTTTTGGTCAGTGCTCCTTTTGCGCGGTCCACTCTTTTTACGCGGATCAAAAGGGCAAGAAGTGGAGAGGAAGAAGTCCGGAGAATGTAGTGAAGGAAATTGAAGATTTGGTTACTACATATAATATTAAATACATACATTTTTCTGATGAAGAATTTATCGGCCCTGGTAGATGGGGGAGAGAACGAGCAAAACAAATTGCTAGGCTTCTATTGGAACGCAATTTAAACATTAGATTTAGTTTATATTGTAGAGCTGACAGCGTGGATGAAGAAACCTTTCAAGCTTTGAAAAAAGCTGGACTGAATAGCGTCTTTCTTGGAGTAGAGTTTGGCGTCCAGAGTTCACTCGATTTTTATCGAAAGGGGATTACCATACCCCAAATAAAAAATGCAATAACTATTCTAGACAGATTAAAGATACGAATTAATGTGGGCTATATGATGTTTGAACCTATGATTAATTTGGAGTCATTTAGAGAGAATCTTTATTTTTGTGTCAAATACACAAAATTTACATTAAAAAGAGCTATTAGTCGTATGGCCATTTATCCTAACTCAGATGCTTATGTAAAGTTACTTCCCAAAATCAAAATGGATGAACAGTTATCATTTGATAACATGTATGGTGATTATTATAATTACCAATTTGTTGATAGAAGAGTCGATTTTTTATATAAGCTGCTTAATAAAAGCTTAATCGTCATATCTCCATCAAAAAAATATTTGAAAATAAAAAGAGAAACCATGCCCGAGGATAAAGATAATTTATTAGCGAATTGGACATATGAACTTTACCGATTGATTGATTCGTTAGCTGTGCGACTACTAGCAGAAACCGATTTCTCTAATGAAAGTTTAACTGTATATATTCAGGCATTTAAAGAGGAACTATTAGCCTGGGATTCTGACGAAAAAGTAAGTTGTCTTAATAAAGAACATTTGAATTAGCAGATCGAATTGTGATGATTATGTAAAGGAGGTGAATTTAATGGAGAACGAAATCCAAAAGAACTCGTCTGCAGAAACGGAAGAAGAGTTTGAAGTTGAAGGTTATTACTCATGTTCTTCAGCTGCTGCAATGTGTTATCATGATTGCCTTTTCTCTTCGCCAATGATGTCTGAGTCTGACTAATTGTCAAAAATGTTAAAAGTGCCGTTCTGATCTATTTAAGAGAAGAGCGGTATCTTTATTTAGTTGATCTAAAAAACCTAACTCGTTGAATATTACCCACTGTATTCCCGCTATTTCCGCTATTCCTAATCCCCTTTAAAAACTTATTAGTTTGGATATACGCCTTGAGAGGTTAGATAATGAATAAAATTAAAGTTGCTATAATCGATAGCGGAATTGATATGAATCATCCTTGTTTGTCTTATAGAGAGGTAACTGGAATAAAACTTATTGAAGAGGATGGAAATATACTTTTTAAAAATTGCATTATTGATTCACATGGACATGGAACTGCTGTTGCTGGAATTATTTTTGAAAAATGTTCTGAAGTAGATTTGTTAAGTATTGGCATTTTGGATGGAGATCTCAAATGCAAATTTACCTATCTTAAAGCAGCTTTGCAATTTGCTATTAACGCAGATGTGCAGATTATTAATTTAAGTTTAGGCACTGTTATGGAGAAGTATAAGGAAGTATTAAAATCTTTGTGTGATGAGGCCGAAAGAAAAGGAATATTCATTGTAGCAGCGGTTAACAACGATACAAATTCCAGTTATCCAGCAGACTTTCCGAATGTTTTTGGAGTTAGAAGTAAATACATTATTTATAAACATGGTTTTGTATTTAATCCTAATGGACTTCATGTGTACGCTAACGGTTTTCAACAGAAAGTTTGTTCAAAAGACGGGGCTCATTTATATGTTTCTGGTAATAGTTTTGCTGCAGCTCATTTTACGGGAATATTAGCAAATATCATCTATTCAATGGGATGCCAAAAAAGAGATTCTATTATAGAACAGCTTATAAAGGCAAGATTAGATTTAACAAAATTAGAGAATGAAGAAGATTACAACCATTTTCCAAAAATTAATAAGGGACTATTATTTCCTATTAATGAAGAAAATATAGAACGGATACGCCTACACCAGAAAGGAGATCCTGAAATCATAGGTTTTTATGATTATAGAACTTTTTACTTTGATTACTATCAAGTTAAAACACCCGATGGTAACAAGGAAGTTAGAATATATAGCAGTCTTGAAGAAGGTCTGGAGAAAGCGGATACGTTACTTATAGGTGATGTCAGTTTTATATCCTATCAGCAAAAAAAAGATTTATTGCAGAACTTAATAAAGAAGGCGATAACATTGGGGAAAAATGTACTTGTTAAAGATGCTTTTCATCCTGACGAACATAAGGAACTATATGAATTGGCGAAAAAAAAAGGGAAATTTATTAAGTCCAAGTATATTTAGAGAAATAATTTTATGATTACTATTTGGGGGCCGTATATGTATAAGATAGCATTGGAACTTACAAAAAACTGCAATTTACAATGTGAATATTGTTATCAAACACATTTACGCGAAAACATGGATATAAAGATAGCCAAAAACGCAATTGAAATAGGAGTAAGCAACGCAATTTCTTTAAGAATGGATAAAGTGTTGATCAGCTTTTTTGGTGGAGAACCGCTATTGCGGTTCAGTGAAATCTTGGAATTAACTAAGTATGCACAACTTTTAGCAGCGAACAAAGATTTAGATCTTTCTTTTGAGATAACCACAAATGGAACTTTATTAAGATCAGATATTCTAGATTTTTTCGCGGATAATCAATTCTATTTAAAGATAAGTTTAGATGGTACACCTTATTATCATGATTTAAACAGACTGACATCGGACGGAAAAGGGAGCTATGAATTAATAGCAAGAAATTTTGATTCTATTATTTCATATCAAAAAAGACTAAAAATGCCGGTTCAAATTAGTATGGTAATCACCCAAAACAATTATAAAGATCTTTTTTTAAATATAAAGCACCTGCTAACACTTGGATTCAGAATGTTTGATACTGCCTTAAATTCAGAGGATAATTGGACTATTTCAGAACTATCGGAGTTGAAAAAAGAACTTGGAAAAGTAGTGGATTATTATTTCGAGAGAGCCAAGATAGGGAAAGGGTTTGCTTGGACATTCATTGATAACGGAATTATACCTCAGATGAAAAAGAGAAAGAACTATTTTTGTGGAGCAGGGGTAACCAGTATTTTTGTTAATACTGCTGGAGAGATTTTTCCTTGTTTTGCATGTTTTCAAAATGAAGCGTTAATCGGTTCTCTAGATATGGGTTTCTTTGAAGAAAAGTTAGAACGATTTAAAAAATATAAGCGAAATCTAAATAGACAATGCACCCAGTGTGAAATAAATTCCTATTGTGCGGCCTGTGATTGCTTAATGGTTAATCTGGAGCATTCGGGAGATTATTATACTGTTCCAATGATGTTTTGCGAACTAGCAAAGCTCCGCTATGAATTAACAAATAAATTATTTCTCAACACCGAATGGAATGAGATTCTAGAGAAAGCAAAAGTAAGAAATTAGGGGGAACTTCACAGAATGAATTACTTATGGAATGAAAAAATAGAGGTACAGTATCAAGATGAGCAGTATTTATTTGTAAATCCGGATTATGGAAGTTGGTTAAGAGTTAAAAGAAACACAAAACAATTGCTTGATGATATGGTTGGCGGTATTGAACGAAATGATGTACCAGATAATGTTAGAAAAACAGTGTTTCATACGTTTTTACAATCTGGAATGATTCGCTCTGAGCGATCTGAAGAATCTCTACCCGGTAAGGACAGAATAAAATCGATATATCTAATTGTAACCAAAACATGCAATCTATCATGCAATTTTTGTTCAATGGGCTCCTTTCCGCAGAAGTTCGAACAATTGAGTACTGAGGAATTAAAGGAGAGTATTGATAAGCTCACAGCATACAATGTTGGCCGAATTGTTATTACAGGTGGAGAACCGTTTGTCAGAGAGGATATTCATGAAATAATAAATTATATAAATGAAAAACTCTTTTGTAAGATCATTGTTTGTTCTAATGGATTACTACTTACACCAGAGAAAATTCAGAAGATGAGAGGCAAAGTATCACGAATTGATATGAGCGTAGAAAATATTTTTTCAAGTAACATGAAAAATGAGTTTAAAAAGTTAGAAAGTATAACTAAACATCTTCGTGAAAATGGGATTAATCTCTCCTTATCTTATGTACTTACCAAAGGAAACTGGAAAAATGTTTTTAATTTTTTTGATTTTGTAAATCAGAATGATACGGGTATGTCTTTAAAAATAGTAGGACCTGTAGGAAATGCCAGAAAACATAAAGACTTGTTTAATTCCGAAATTTCCTTCACTGAAATATATATCAAATTATTTAATTATATTCATCAAAAAGGTTATAGTGGAAGGGCATTTCAAGACTACTTTTTCCAAAAGTTAATCCCTGCCTATAGCTGTTCAGCAAAAAATAGAATACTGAGTATTAACATAGACGGGAATGTATACTCCTGTCATTCACTCCCGTATCCCGAGTTCGTAGTGGGAAATATCCGCGATGAAGGTATGTCAAATATACTTAAATTTAGTACGGATATGGCTAGCACACCACTATATCAAAAATCTTTTGATGTGGATCAAAGAAATATTTGTAGTGATTGCCAAGCGAGATATTTCTGCCAAGGATCATGTTTCGCGGAGATATACGATAATGAAGAAAGAATAGATATGTTACCTCCTGAATGTGAAATAAAGAAAGCAATTATTCTTTTTAATCTGTGGCATTATGATCAAAGAAGGAGTTTTTTGGAGAATCTAGGACAGCTTATTAATTATTTTGAATCTACTGAGAAGTTCTCTAATGAAGTATATACCTAAAACTTTTTTCTATAAAATCAGGAGGGCATATGGACAGAGGAACAACAGAGATATCTATTTCCAATATATAGAATACCTATAAAAATAAAATCAGCTAATGTTTGTTACGAAACCGGTCTTGGATATTTTAAATTTGCTGGTATAGTTGTTTTGAAGCACAGCAAAGAAACCTCCATTGGCGTGGAGAGTTGTTGGGTGATATGGAATTAGACTTTTGTAAGGCTGGCCTTTCTTTAGGATCCATAAATGTGATGAAGCAGCTTGTTGGCGCAAGCTATCACCGCGACCTTGTAGGGCTTGCCTTCTTTCTTTTACTTGTCGTAATAAGGTTTTAGCTTGGAGCAATCACCTTGTCTGAGACTGCATTGTACGGCTAAAAACAAGGCTCTCTTCAGGCGTTTTAAGCCCCGCTTGGTAATTCGGTTGCTGGATGCTGTAAATTTCCCTGAACTAAACACATCCGAGTCCAGTCGGGTATAGACCACCAATTGTTTCGGGTTCTCAAACTGCCGAATGTCTCCAAGTTCTGCCACGAGCGTAGCTGCCAGCTTCTCTCCAACTCCGGGAATGGTACGTAGCAACTCCGCTTCCGGCAACTCTGCCGAAAGTTCCTGCATCCGCTTCTCCAAGCACTTTAGCTGTTCCTGAAAGGAAAGAAGCAAGGAGAGCATCCCCTCCAGAATGTAGACCATAGACAAAACTCACTTGGACCTGGTGCCATTCTTGCAGTGCCTCTTCCAACAAAACACCGAATTTTTTCTTCTATCCACGATTTGGCATGTGACCATCCGGCCGTCTTCCCTACAGTCTCCCGTATCCGATTTTCTTCCCCCATAAGCCACACGCCAGTACCCGCAGCGCCGTTTCGGAATACAGATCGTGAAAGATTCCCTCGAAGCCAGAAAACACCTGATCCAGCAGAGCCCGGGCTTGGTCCGTATATATAAACCGGATACAAATTCATGCTGCCTGGTGACGTGCTGAAGCTCGGTGTAGACTTTCTTCCGAAATCTGGTGGGGATGGACTTCACCCCGGTAATACATCTCAGCTAGATGCCAGGAATCCGCCGCGTCCGTCTTGACTTTGCGCAGTTTAGTTCCTCTCGCTCTCTTGAACAGCAAGGGATTGATTGACGATGTAGTACGGAATCCCCTCCTCCTGAACCAAGAGGGTTACGAACCCTTTGTAATAGTGCCCGGTCGCTTCCAGAATAACCATGGGCATTTGGTCGCTCTGTTCTGCAACAGCCCTACGCATAGACTTTATCAGTAAAGTGGACGGACATGTCTTTGAGAAATGTCTAGATACTTGTGATGAGCTGATACGGTTAAAGCAGGAATTTGCGGTGATCTCAATGTAGCAAACCCAAAAAAGGTACGGTCGTTCGTTTTATCGGCAATGAATCCAAAATAGACGACTTGAGCCAAAAGGTTGATTCTAATTTGGAAGACGCCTATATGTATCATCTTGAGAATCTACGAAAGGAGAAGTAGGTGGGCTCTAATAATGTAACTTTTGCCTATATTGAGTTTAACCGGCTGAGAAAAGGCTGGGTCTTTTGGTGTGCTCTACTGACGGTGCCCTTGTTCGTTGATATAATACCACTTGATAACGGTCTGTAAAGAACTGACTTATCGGCAGCATACAGCTATGCCTACGATACAAGCTTGACTTGCAGTAACGTGGAAAATGAAAAACGTTATGAGCTACAGTTCTAGTGGCGGTGGGTTACCTAATAAGTTGTTCATCTCTAAAGGCTAATTTTAATTGATTACTTTATCTTTTCGTTTGAAAATATAGACTGCATTCTCATCCGAAGGAGGTAAAACTAAAGATGATAAACGTTCATTTATTTCCATAGAAAACTTATCAGCGTTATAGTAAGAATCAAAATCCCCAGTATAAGTTGCACTTTTTGTCCCAATTACTATATATAGTTCAACCGAGTTTGTCTTGAAAACATGTTTTTCATATGAGTTTTTTGGAACAGGCCAAGAACAAATGACTACTTTAGGATTGTATTTGTTTAGAGCAGTTTTAGCATCAGCTTTTTCTACAAAATCGGGGTAGGTAATATAGTGTTCCCAACTGTAGTCATCTGTTGCTTTACAATTATTATTATGTTCGTTTAAAAACTTAGTTAAAGTTCCATCTCCCGCACCTATCTCAAGGCAATTATTTTCCCTAATTAAAATAGAAAGTTCTTTTATTAAATCTTTAGAGTAGAAACAGTAAATGCCGTGTTTATTAACAAGTGGCATCAACATTTTTTTGTTTATAATAAATCTCCAGAAAAATCTGAATAAACTTATGGACACCGGCTTTCTTTCAAGCCCTTTTTTAAACAGAAGTTTTTGTAATATAGTCCCATCCCAAAAATTAAACCGTACATTAAATGTAGGAGAGTTAGAAGATACAGCAAGATTTAATTGTTCCAATAAATAAATAGCAAAGCGCGCCTTAATTATATCTGGCAAAAACACCTCTATTGTTTTTTCATTGAGCCCACTTTTATAAATCTTATTTCCGGCAATTCTTGCACTAACTGTATATTTATCAATAATGGCTTTGATTAAATTTGATTTTTTCGAATTTTTAAGTGCATTGATTTCTTGTAGTACTTCTTCT includes these proteins:
- a CDS encoding S8 family serine peptidase yields the protein MNKIKVAIIDSGIDMNHPCLSYREVTGIKLIEEDGNILFKNCIIDSHGHGTAVAGIIFEKCSEVDLLSIGILDGDLKCKFTYLKAALQFAINADVQIINLSLGTVMEKYKEVLKSLCDEAERKGIFIVAAVNNDTNSSYPADFPNVFGVRSKYIIYKHGFVFNPNGLHVYANGFQQKVCSKDGAHLYVSGNSFAAAHFTGILANIIYSMGCQKRDSIIEQLIKARLDLTKLENEEDYNHFPKINKGLLFPINEENIERIRLHQKGDPEIIGFYDYRTFYFDYYQVKTPDGNKEVRIYSSLEEGLEKADTLLIGDVSFISYQQKKDLLQNLIKKAITLGKNVLVKDAFHPDEHKELYELAKKKGKFIKSKYI
- a CDS encoding radical SAM/SPASM domain-containing protein — encoded protein: MYKIALELTKNCNLQCEYCYQTHLRENMDIKIAKNAIEIGVSNAISLRMDKVLISFFGGEPLLRFSEILELTKYAQLLAANKDLDLSFEITTNGTLLRSDILDFFADNQFYLKISLDGTPYYHDLNRLTSDGKGSYELIARNFDSIISYQKRLKMPVQISMVITQNNYKDLFLNIKHLLTLGFRMFDTALNSEDNWTISELSELKKELGKVVDYYFERAKIGKGFAWTFIDNGIIPQMKKRKNYFCGAGVTSIFVNTAGEIFPCFACFQNEALIGSLDMGFFEEKLERFKKYKRNLNRQCTQCEINSYCAACDCLMVNLEHSGDYYTVPMMFCELAKLRYELTNKLFLNTEWNEILEKAKVRN
- a CDS encoding radical SAM/SPASM domain-containing protein gives rise to the protein MNYLWNEKIEVQYQDEQYLFVNPDYGSWLRVKRNTKQLLDDMVGGIERNDVPDNVRKTVFHTFLQSGMIRSERSEESLPGKDRIKSIYLIVTKTCNLSCNFCSMGSFPQKFEQLSTEELKESIDKLTAYNVGRIVITGGEPFVREDIHEIINYINEKLFCKIIVCSNGLLLTPEKIQKMRGKVSRIDMSVENIFSSNMKNEFKKLESITKHLRENGINLSLSYVLTKGNWKNVFNFFDFVNQNDTGMSLKIVGPVGNARKHKDLFNSEISFTEIYIKLFNYIHQKGYSGRAFQDYFFQKLIPAYSCSAKNRILSINIDGNVYSCHSLPYPEFVVGNIRDEGMSNILKFSTDMASTPLYQKSFDVDQRNICSDCQARYFCQGSCFAEIYDNEERIDMLPPECEIKKAIILFNLWHYDQRRSFLENLGQLINYFESTEKFSNEVYT
- a CDS encoding transposase; the encoded protein is MVYILEGMLSLLLSFQEQLKCLEKRMQELSAELPEAELLRTIPGVGEKLAATLVAELGDIRQFENPKQLVVYTRLDSDVFSSGKFTASSNRITKRGLKRLKRALFLAVQCSLRQGDCSKLKPYYDK
- a CDS encoding IS110 family transposase yields the protein MPMVILEATGHYYKGFVTLLVQEEGIPYYIVNQSLAVQESERN
- a CDS encoding V-type ATP synthase subunit E family protein, whose protein sequence is MRNFTNDMAKKILVNKISVEVLLTEYPEYREEVLQEINALKNSKKSNLIKAIIDKYTVSARIAGNKIYKSGLNEKTIEVFLPDIIKARFAIYLLEQLNLAVSSNSPTFNVRFNFWDGTILQKLLFKKGLERKPVSISLFRFFWRFIINKKMLMPLVNKHGIYCFYSKDLIKELSILIRENNCLEIGAGDGTLTKFLNEHNNNCKATDDYSWEHYITYPDFVEKADAKTALNKYNPKVVICSWPVPKNSYEKHVFKTNSVELYIVIGTKSATYTGDFDSYYNADKFSMEINERLSSLVLPPSDENAVYIFKRKDKVIN